The DNA sequence TTCTTCTGCTGCAcgtccaggttgtcttctgctgcaccttcatgttgtcttctgctaaactccaggtttttcttctgctacacctccaggctgtcttccactgcacctccagattgtattttcctgtacctccaggttgccttctgctgtacctccaagttgtcttctgctggacctccaagttgtcttctgctgtacctgaaggttgtcatgtgctgtacctccaagttgtcttctgctgtaccttcatgttgtcttctgttgtatcttcatgttgtcttctgctgcacctccattttgccttctgctgtacctccaggttctcttctgctgtaattCCATGTTGTATTCTACTgaacctccagtttgtctgctgtacttccacattatcttctgttgaacctccattttgccttctgctgcaccttcaggtcgtcttctcctgcaccaccagctggtcttctgctagacctccaggttgtcccctgctccaccttcaggttgtcttctgctgtaccttcacgttgtcttctgttgtacctctaggtttgtttgttttttttccaactgaacctccaacttgtcctctggtgtacctccaggttgtcatctgctgcacttacaggttgtattctgctgtacatccaggtagtcttctgctgtacctccaggttgtcttctgctggacctccaggttttcttctgctacacctccaggctCTCGtctactgcacctccagattgtattttgctgtacctccaggttgccttctgctgtacctccagtttgtcttcttctggacctccaggttgtcctctgctccaccttcaggttgtcttctgctgtacctccaggttgtcttctgctggacctccaggttttcttctgctacacctccaggcaGTCTTCcactgcacctccagattgtattttgctgtacctccaggctgccttctgctgtacctacaggttgtcttctgctggacctccaggttgtcctctgctgtacctccgggttgtcttctgctgaacgtccaggttctcttcttctgtacctccaggttgtcttctgctgcacctccagtttgtcttctgctgcacctccagtttgtcttctgctgcacctccagtttgtcttctgctgcacctccaggttgtcttctgttatacctccaggttttcttctgctccattttcaggttatcttctgttgCACCGCCAGGTTGTCATCTACTGGATCTCCAGGTTGTTCTGctattcctccaggttgtcttctgctcaatattcaggttgtcttctgctgtacctccaggttgtcttctgctgtatctccaggttgtcttctgctgcaccaaAAAGCTGTTTCCTCGtcctccaggttttctgctgctgtaccttcaggttgtcttctgccgcagcttcagattgtcttctgctatacctttagGTTGCCTTCTGCCGCACCTGTAGGTTGtttgctacacctccaggttgtcttctactgtacctccaggttggcttctgctgtacctgcaggttgtcttctgctgtacctccaggttgtcatgtgctgcacctccaggttggcttctgctgtacctccatgttgtcttctgctgtacctgcaggttgtcatgtgctgtacctccaggttgtcatgtGCTGAACCTGCAGGTTGTCAtgtgctgtacctgcaggttgtcttctgctgtacctgcaagTTGTcaggtgctgtacctccaggttgccttctgctgtacctccagattgtcttctgctgtacctccatgttgtattttgctgaacttccaggttgtctcctgtacttccagattgccttctgttgaacctctattttgtcttctgttgcaccttcaggttgccttgtgctgtacctccaggttgtcttctgctgtgcctccaggttgtcttctgctgcaccttcaggttgtcttgtgctgtacctccaggttgtcttctgctttacctccaggttgtcttctgctgtaccttcaggttgtcttctgctatacctttaggttgtcttctgggccatcttcaggttgtcttcggctatacctccaagttgtcccctactccaccttcaggttgtcttctgctgtacctccacgttgtattctgctgtacctccaggttgcattcttcttcacctcctagttctcctccgctgtacctcgaggttgtcttctgctgcccCTCTtcgttgtattctgctgtacctctaggttttTTTTTCCAACTGAACCTCCAGGTTGGCCTCTggtgtacctccagtttgtcatctgctgcacttacaggttgtcatatgctgtacctccaggttgtcttctgctgtacctccatgttgttttctgctgcacctccaggttgtcttcttctgtacctccaggatgtcctctgctccaccttcaggttctcttctgctgtacctccaggttgtcttctgctggacctccaggttttctctgcTCCACCtcatggttgtcttctgctgcaacttcaggttgtcttctgctgatcctccaggttttcttctgctgcacctccaggctctcttcttctgcacctccagattgtattttcctgtacctccaagttgtcttctgctggacctccaggttgtcttctgctgtacctccgtgttgtcttctgctgaacatccaggttctcttcttctgtacctccaggttgtcttctgctgcaccttcaggttttcttctgctgcacctccagtttgtcttctgctgcacctccagtttgtcttctgctgcacctccagtttgtcttctgctgcacctccaggttgtcttctgttatacctccaggttttcttctgctccattttcaggttatcttctgttgCACCGCCAGGTTGTCATCTACTGGATCTCCAGGTTGTTCTGctattcctccaggttgtcttctgctcaatATTCAGGTtgacttctgctgtacctccaggttgtcttctgctgtatctccaggttgtcttctgctgtacctgcaggttgtcttctgctgtatctccaggttgtcttctgctgtacctccaggttgtcttctgctgtatctccaggttgtcttctgctgcaccaaAAAGCTGTTTCCTCGtcctccaggttttctgctgctgtaccttcaggttgtcttctgccgcagcttcagattgtcttctgctatacctttagGTTGCCTTCTGCCGCACCTGTAGGTTGtttgctacacctccaggttgtcttctactgtacctccaggttggcttctgctgtacctgcaggttgtcatgtgctgtacctccaggttgtcatgtGCTGAACCTGCAGGTTGTCAtgtgctgtacctgcaggttgtcttctgctgtaccttcaagctgtttgcttcacctccaggttttcctctgcttcaTCTAAAGGTTttcgtctgctgtacctccatgttgtcatctactgtacctcctggttgtcttctgctgtacttgcaggttgtcttctgctgcacctccaggttgtcttctgctgtacctgaaggttgtcatgtgctgcacctccaggttgtcttctgctgcacctccaggttgtcttctgctgtacctgaagGTTTTCatgtgctgcacctccaggttgtcttctgctgtacctgaagGTTTTCatgtgctgcacctccaggttgtcatgtgctgcacctccaggttgtcttctgctgtacctgaagGTTTTCatgtgctgcacctccaggttgtcttctgctgcacctccaggttgtcttctgctgtacctgaaggttgtcatgtgctgcacctccaggttgtcttctgctgtacctccatacATGAAATTGAAACAGTAGCTACATATCTTTTTTATTGGCATTTCAAAGGAAGATTAATATGCAGTCACAGTCAGATATTAGTGCAGCACAAAGTTCTGTCAATGAATGAACTTCATGAAAGAtagacaaagggagagagagagagaagaaagacacAGGGAGCATGAGGTCACTGATCGTGGGCACTTTGGCATGTGGCATATATTGGCCTATGTATGGTTAACAGCAATATTTCACTTCTGTAGTCTGTTCAtttatgttcttgactttcatgagatatgtttataaatttttgtatggttattggcttttttttatgattatgatTACCTAAGTGTACGGTATCGGAGGGAACTGTACACTTATGGGACCATATCTTAAATTTTTTCCAttgtataactttttaaacttttgtgtacAGTCACCATTCACTGTTTCAACTCATTTGTTTGTACCTACtcttgcttatgtgtgtgtgtgtgtgtgtgtgtgtgtgtgtgtgtgtatgtagttgttTTGAATGTAGTGACTAATTTGTCTTGTAATATACAGTGtgagaattatgtacttgtggggCTGTATCTCTTAAAGCTTTATCTTACAAGTttgaaacattcacctttatctttttcgtctcctacctatttgtactgaaggGGATGCTGTTTTCCTCTGATGGGACTTCATGTTGTGAACCTtataatcatacaactttttaagctgATGTATTGTCCATAATCACTCTCATGACTGATTTTTTGAATCGTCTACATCTCTCAATACTCGGCAAAAATAGTACTGTACAGTCTTTccgacaagtttcttgctcagtttcttGTTATGGTATATAGTTGTtatatctttgcatctttcgaagaactgttcactgataacatcatcaaactggttgtaATCAGgttacctcttactcttctttcttccatggtggacaaatcctaGGCTTTTCGCCTTTCCCATAACTCACAAATCTTAATTTAGTTACTATTTTTGTTGCTGTCCCCTATTGTTTATCTATGCAGCTTTTATTGTGGTGAAcaaagtttaagaaaaatattcaagttttggcctgCTGAAtatctcctggggataggggattaagaatacttcccacgtattccctgcgtgtcgtagaaggcgactaaaaagggagggagcggggggctggaaatcctcccctctcgtttttttttttttttttttttccaaaagaaggaacagagggggccaggtgaggatattccaaaaaaagcccagtcctctgttcttaacgctacctcgctaacgcgggaaatggcgaatagtttaaaagaaaaaaagaaaaagatatatatatatatatatatttttttttttttttttgctttgtcgctgtctcccgcgtttgcgaggtagcgcaaggaaacagacgaaagaaatggcccgacccacccccatacacatgtacatacatacgtccacacacgcaaatatacatacctacacagctttccatggtttaccccagacgcttcacatgccttgattcaatccactgacagcacgtcaaccccggtataccacatcgctccaattcactctattccttgccctcctttcaccctcctgcatgttcaggccccgatcacacaaaatctttttcactccatctttccacctccaatttggtctccctcttctcctcgttccctccacctccgacacatatattctcttggtcaatctttcctcactcattctctccatgtgcccgaaccatttcaaaacaccctcttctgctctctcaaccacgctctttttatttccacacatctctcttacccttacgttacttactcgatcaaaccacctcacaccacacattgtcctcaaacatctcatttccagcacatccatcctcctgcgcacaactctatccatagcccacgcctcgcaaccatacaacattgttggaaccactattccttcaaacatacccatttttgctttccgagataatgttctcgacttccacacattcttcaaggctcccagaattttcgccccctcccccaccctatgatccacttccgcttccatggttccatccgctgccagatccactcccagatatctaaaacacttcacttcctccagtttttctccattcaaactcacctcccaattgacttgaccctcaaccctactgtacctaataaccttgctcttattcacatttatatatatatatatatatatatatatatatatatatatatatatatatatatatatatatatatatatgtatatatatttatatacaccaCTActttgctactactattactattactacaactactattactacgactactactactactactactactactactactactactactactactactactgctaccactactaccactactgctactactactaccactactactaattcttctaattctactactactaatactactactaattctactactactactactactattactactactactactactactactactactactactactactactactactgctactaccactatcactactactactacgtatgGTCCATCGTTTCCTGTAGGGATATTAACCTACAAATCATAGCACACATTTGAAACACATCATCGTACAAACTGTTTGATCATTCTTACTAGCTTCCTTGTTTCATGGTTAAGGTTATACCGGCAGTGATGTTGATGGATGACGTAAAGATTAACCAGGAGACGTTTATGTTGTAGGAATGATTTAGGATAAAACAAATCACCTTAAACTTACCCAAGACGCTGCTCATAGTAATTGTGAgtacctattcatactgtacAGGTGGGGAGTTCTATGCCCTCGTCTGGGATCCAACTCTTtgaaccttttttcttttctttttactctatCACAACATAAACTTACAAGACTCCTGTATCCATTGTGTATTCACGGGTCTCGTCACTTGACTTATAGTTCGCGTTCCAGTATCTCCTCACCTTTAAAGTGTTTCAATACCTTCCTCTGTGGTTGAGAGCTTAGGAGGTTCTTGTACCATTACGTCATCCCACAACCTTTCCTACTCTCATTTGAGTCCCAGTTGCAGCTTTGTTGCTTTGGGATATCATACAACCCACTTGATTGAAGTCCTCACAACGCCAAGTGTCATCCCCTTGATGGTAACTTGTACACTTAGACACAGGACCTTCCTAGAGTTGGTGTACGTACGGAAACATAAAGAGAAAGTAATACATATTCATCTACTATCGTATCTTATCTTTCTCATCCTCGATTTAGTGTTTTGGTGCTTCTTTACAGGTCCCGGAGTGCTGGGAGGCGACCCGAGAGGCCTCACGCCAGCCTAGCCATTCACCGGAGGAACAAAGAATGGAAGTCATTGCGACCAGTTCGTGGTGTAATGGggaaagaccagagagagagtccGGTTGGAAAGCGCAGCTGACATGCCACTGGCCTCAACCAGACAAAGAAAGAACATCGTCATCATTATAAAGGTAATGGTATTTATatgattttatgtatatacaggaaACTGAAAAGCTCTTCTTTGTGTGATCATAATGGGTAACTTTTGACAACGACAAAGGTGAAGGATTTAATAGAAATAGACAAGGGTGATTTTCCCTCTGACACATAAGGAAGGAATTATACTACTCATGTATTTCTTGCCTATCGTGGAAGGTAACTACAAATAGGTGATTGATTACCTAGCATTAATGACCTAGCATTAGTGACCTCGATGTTCGGCCTATACCTAATGCAGGGGTTCATCTTCCCTTAGAGGCTAAGTGATAAAGTGGGCACCTGGCATAGCATgggttatatgcatatatgtatattctttttttatcatacttattcgccgtctcccgcgtcagcgagttagcgcaagatgaaatacaaaagaatggcccaacccacccacatgtacatgtatatacataaacgcccaaacacgcacatatacatacctatatatttcaacgtatacatacatatacatacacagacatttacatatatacacatgtacatattcatacttgctgccttcatccattctcgtcaccaccccgccacacatgaaatagcatccccccagaagtatcgctaggaaaagacaacaaaggccacattcgttcacactctgtctctagctgtcatgtataatgcaccgaaaccacagctccctttccacatccaggccccacaaaactttccatggtttaccccagacgcttcacatgccctggttcaatccattgacagcacgtcgaccccgatataccatatcgttccaattcactctattccttgcaagcctttcaacttcctgtatgttcaggccccgattgctcagaatctttttcacttccatccttccacctccaatttggtctcccacttctcctcgttccctctacctctgacacatatatcctcttcatcaatttttccccactcattctcttcacatgacCAAActattacaaaacaccctcttctactttctcaaccacaatctttttttttgccacacatctctcttaccctttcattacttactctggccatctatcctacttacatacatatacttatgtatatccctctttctaaaccaggtatatatatatatatatatatatatatatatatatatatatatatatatatatatatatatatatatatatatattatagaggtataagtttgttgagtgttcctgggaaattatatgggagggtattgattgagctggttaaaggcacgtacagagcatcagactggggaagagcagtgtggcttcagaagtggtagaggatgtggatcaggtgtttactttgaagaatgtatgtgagaaatacttagaaaagcaaatagatttgtatgtagcatttatggatctggagaaggtatatgacagagttgatagagatgctctgtggaaggtattaagaatatatggtgtgggaggcaagttgttagaagcagtgaaaagtttttatcgaggatgtaaggcatgtatatgtgtaggaagagaggaaagtgattggttctcagtgaatgttggtttgcggcgggggtgcgtgatgtctccatagttgtttaatttgtttatggatggggttgttagagaggtgaatgcaagagttttggaaagaggggcaagtatgcagtctgttgtggatgagagagcttaagaagtgaatcagttgttgttctctgatgatacagcgctggtggctgattcgggtgagaaactgcagaagctggtgactgagtttggtaaagtgtgtgaaagaagaaagctgagagtaaatgtgaataagagcaaggttattaggtacagtagggttgagggacaggtcaatttggaggtaagtttgaatggagaaaaactggaggaattgaagtgttttagatatctgggagtggatttggcagcggatggaactatggaagcggaagtgaatcatagggtgggggagggggagaaagttctgggagcgttaaagaatgtttggaagtcgagaacattatctcgaaaagcaaaaatgggtatgtttgaaggaatagtggttccagcaatgatatatggttgcgaggcgtgggctgtagatagagttgtgcggaggagggtggatgtgctggaaatgagatgtttgaggacaatatgtggtttgaggtggtttgatcgagtaagtaatgaaagggtaagagagatgtgtggtaataaaaagcgtgtggtggagagagcagaagatggtgttttgagatggtttggtcacatggagagaatgagtgaggaaaattgataaagaggatatatgtgtgagaggtggagggaacgagaagtgggagaccaaattggaggtggaaagatggagttaaaaagattttgagtgaccggggcctgaacatgcaggagggtgaaagttgtgcaaggaatagagtgaattggaatgatgtggtataccggggtcgacgtgctgtcaatggattgaatcagggcatgtgaag is a window from the Panulirus ornatus isolate Po-2019 chromosome 32, ASM3632096v1, whole genome shotgun sequence genome containing:
- the LOC139759053 gene encoding uncharacterized protein produces the protein MVDSGFEQRGSLTRVDQIRFGLRNCGVMNYINFRYDMNVNLLIDKVPECWEATREASRQPSHSPEEQRMEVIATSSWCNGERPERESGWKAQLTCHWPQPDKERTSSSL